Proteins from a single region of Fusobacterium gonidiaformans ATCC 25563:
- a CDS encoding 1-acyl-sn-glycerol-3-phosphate acyltransferase, protein MRTSIPEEIRLCQRIVEYAIKHNNNAKAAIRYHTSHQQVKRWRDRYDGTIQSLLPKSRRPKSHPKWEVIDKYNKQAPDYRKVLDTIIVPNEFPKTKIGKIRRFMVPAVLENIGKEEVVTEEPSTEEYTIIKEYLSTSKGRTVVPQAHLELDLGMDSLDMIEFISFLGSRFGMVVQNETILENSTVESIAAYVEKHRGEDKIEDVNWKEILNKETEIKLPYYGIFARIGKLLNYLLFWTYFRIEIQGREYLEKKPTIYVGNHQSFLDVALIARAFPTSILKNCFFMAKGVHFKSFFMKFFAKQGNVVLLDINENITEVLQTMAKVLREGKSILIFPEGVRTRDGKLNSFKKSFAILAKELDVDVQAFVIQGAYELFPTSARMPKMGKVHLEILPRFSPKDMTYEEITQEARNQIEKRLNQKHD, encoded by the coding sequence CTTTGTCAACGAATTGTTGAATATGCTATCAAACATAATAATAATGCGAAAGCTGCTATTCGTTATCATACTTCGCACCAACAGGTAAAGCGTTGGAGAGACCGTTATGATGGAACCATACAATCTCTTTTGCCTAAGAGTCGAAGACCAAAATCGCATCCAAAATGGGAAGTGATTGATAAATACAATAAGCAAGCTCCGGACTATCGAAAAGTTTTAGATACTATCATTGTTCCCAATGAATTTCCAAAGACAAAAATTGGAAAAATCAGAAGATTTATGGTTCCGGCTGTCTTAGAAAATATTGGAAAAGAAGAAGTAGTAACAGAGGAACCAAGCACAGAAGAATACACAATTATTAAAGAATATCTAAGTACTTCGAAAGGAAGAACTGTCGTCCCTCAAGCACATTTAGAGTTGGATTTAGGAATGGATTCTTTGGATATGATAGAGTTTATCAGTTTCTTAGGAAGCCGTTTCGGAATGGTCGTGCAAAATGAAACGATTTTAGAAAACTCTACTGTGGAAAGTATTGCTGCTTACGTAGAAAAACACCGTGGAGAAGATAAAATAGAAGATGTAAATTGGAAAGAAATTTTAAATAAAGAAACGGAAATAAAATTACCATATTATGGAATTTTTGCGAGAATTGGAAAGTTGTTAAATTATCTATTATTTTGGACCTATTTTAGAATTGAAATTCAAGGAAGAGAGTATTTGGAAAAGAAACCAACGATTTATGTTGGAAATCACCAAAGTTTCTTAGATGTTGCTTTGATTGCAAGAGCTTTTCCAACCTCTATTTTAAAAAATTGTTTCTTTATGGCAAAAGGGGTTCACTTCAAGAGTTTCTTTATGAAGTTTTTCGCAAAACAAGGAAATGTTGTCCTACTGGATATCAATGAAAATATTACAGAAGTCTTACAGACTATGGCAAAAGTTTTGAGAGAAGGAAAGAGTATTCTAATTTTCCCGGAAGGAGTTCGTACAAGAGACGGAAAGTTAAATTCCTTTAAGAAAAGTTTTGCTATCTTAGCAAAAGAATTAGATGTTGATGTACAAGCTTTCGTCATACAAGGAGCTTATGAACTTTTCCCAACTTCAGCTCGTATGCCAAAAATGGGAAAAGTCCATTTAGAAATTCTTCCAAGATTTTCTCCTAAAGATATGACTTATGAAGAGATTACACAAGAAGCTAGAAATCAAATTGAAAAGAGACTTAATCAAAAGCATGACTAG